A stretch of DNA from Cydia fagiglandana chromosome 24, ilCydFagi1.1, whole genome shotgun sequence:
gtGACAAGCAATTTACAAGAAAACATCATTTAGAGAAACACAAAAGAATCCATGCTAACGTGAAACGTCAGTACCACGAAAGTGTCCATAGTGGCGtgaaaccatacaaatgtaaagaatgtAACAAGCAATTCACAGGAAAAGATGGTTTAAAGTACCACGAAAGAGTCCATAGTGGCTTGAGACCATTCAAGTGTAAAGAATGTGACATGCAATTTACAAGAAAACATCATTTACAGAACCACATAAGAGTCCATAGTGACGtgaaaccatacaaatgtaaagaatgtAACAAGCAATTTACAAGAATAGATCATTTAAAGTACCACGAAAGAGTCCATAGTGCTGtgaaaccatacaaatgtaaagaatgtAACAAAGAATTTACACTAAAAAATTCTTTAGTTCTCCATGAAAGAATCCATACTGCAATGAAgccatacaaatgtaaagaatgtAACAAACAATTTACAAGAAAAGATCATTTAGAGATCCACACAAGAGTTCATAGTGGCGtgaaaccatacaaatgtaatgaatgtaacaaagaattcacacaaaaatattgtttagttaTCCATGAGAGAATCCATAGTGGAATaaaaccatacaaatgtaaagaatgtAATAAGCAATTTACAACAAAACATCATTTAGAGACACACAAAAGAGTCCATAGTGACGtgaaaccatacaaatgtaatGAACGTAACCAGCAAATAAGTCAAGAAGTTAGTTTAGAGACACATAAAATGAGTCACATCGGAGAGAAGCCGTATAGATGTGAAGAATGTAACAACCACTTTACATTAAAATCTGAATTAGAgagacataaaaaaatacacaccgATGAACAATCATACGAATGCGAAATATGTGAAACACTTTTTTTCGATGAAACAAGTTTAATGAAACATATTGAAACACACATATATAGGATACCATAACTTTGTTGTTTCGTAAAATGGTTTAtaattttatctacacacatatcataaactgtctataatcccttcaaaattcgtaaataatgtcccacattacgataaactgttttgttacagcaaatttcttatctgtgaaaatgtggtaatagattcaatactatatcaaaatcgatttggtaatgcatttcaaatttcgaacatctctgaaaaaaaaagctatttgatttgacccctattctaatatcaattgagatgacgttttattcgaaatcaaaagacaattgcatacaatattgacaaatctcgactgtaagttggtatcggacgatatggtaatcgaccccgactctagtttgtctctgaatttaaaaaaaacactacgGATGtgtgacgtgcgtgaaaaaagttttcatttgccgccatttgacgtacagtttatcttttaattagtttataagtaaaaaataatttgttttgttgtttttaaaggaactataacaaaagtttcgtgtaaaatgtgcgataaagatatttcggaaacgccatctcatatccgcgagttccgccagagagcaaagtcggctgtaatatgaagttagtgaatatatcatagaaagtttataatatgtgtgtagataaagcagtgtatgtaactgtacataattaggcattaaaacactcgtgtaatactattatgaaactcatttcattcgtttcataaacccacactcgtattttaatgccttttattatgtagcagtcacataaactactaataATAGCTCAGTTTAATGTGGTTATTCCATCAACAGAGACGTATACATAGTGTTTTATTCGGAATCAGTCAACAATTTCCCTCCACTGCTATTTACTTCACCATATTGCTAGTTACATTTTCACAGacaaaatatagtatttatccttaagctggctcattttacttaaaggagacattcctttatttttataaagaaaCTGATGCGGACAAAGCCGGTCCCATCATAGGTTCCGCCTAAAATGATTGGCACAAGGGCGGGCAGCTGCGTCAgctactctctctctctcgtcTCTCTTACTCTAAACATGGGCCACCAACATGGGTTCCTGGCGCTTCCCTGGTGCGCAAGTACACATGTACTGTAGGAGCTGCCCCAGCTATCTTTCCTATGATCTAGTATTACTTAGCCTTCCGTATACTCTTGACCTGGAGACACGTGGCTGCGACGACCAGCTACCGGCCGTCGAGTGTGCCGTCGCTGCGCTCCGCTGACGACTCCAACTCTCCTGCCAGCTGCGGGACGTACAGTCGCTGCCCTAGCGGCTGTGATGAGGATAGAACCCGTTCAGGGTTAGGACCACGTGACGTCGTTATTGAAAGGCACTGAATTTACTAAACTATTATATTAACTGAACTTAACTCTAGCGATACATCTTATTTTAATACGTAAACTACTGACTTGTTAACTAAGGGCCGCCGCGGCATAATGTAAGACAATTATACTGAGGACAAAATGGCGGAGCCGACTTGACCGGTCAGCTCCGACCCGCGCCCCGGGCACGCGTCCGCTCGCGCCGAGGAATCGAATAGAAGAGTGCGATGCAACGGGGTGTATGAATGTCCATTGcaacgaatgaatgaatgaatgaattgacTGACTTTACTTATACCTTTTTAATTACAACGAGCCATGGATTCTCGTTGATTTGGCGTGAacagaaacaaaactgcattcaaagcatttttcttttattcttcaatttggcttgtctaaaaaactcttaagtactaaatattagattttatggatatttagtacgacagacgagtgtaagacctaatgtttcttggagaaatgttatcattaaggtggttcgcttttcatacaaaattcaatcaaagctcattaagtaactacacactattagtacttttagtacacaaatatttccgcatttatcttctttcgaatattcgtttgcgcgaaattaacaggaaaacaatgtttcatacagaaatcatgcaaaaatcatagttaacttttcatcaattttacgtatgtgtgtgtcacaaatgtcgtgtacacttgtacagatacatttgcgacgttgccataccatttccgacgttgccgggctgaccacggctcgaatttggagtgccgtcatgtttagtgtaattttgttgacactgatatttgacagttagttaattgacctaagcgagaagttcgtcaacttagctaagaactatcatggcgtgttatgcaaacagtcgcttttttgcttgcaaacggaagattcccggttcgatccccagtcattgtatgctggaacagtcagcagcagatatacctgagcgggcaaggtgtccaagaaaacatatacacttcaatcgtcacaaaaataaggacatctaagatgtcattttcacgtaggctttcagttcgtcacaaataccttaacttctgagtttttctttaacacacacacccttatttaatcacaatgacaataacggttaaaaagtcagtggtaactaagcaatcaaattcaagctgctgtcattaatacctacacgcactgccaatcacgtacgtcagcagcccgggtgccaccagttgctaagcagttgttatttcaatggtaactaagcatcaacattttatctgtttaacatgtttaactttaaaataaatactgtagcactacgaattgacacctcctttcttaaagaagtattttatcgttaagtgtcaaacttattcaataaataagtaggttctactagaatgatcggtttttttattttaactgtcatatgcggctgttcttccaaaccgttgatcatattatatgtatacctatgttaatatatttatttagcccacttattgtactaaaatatactatacagggtggcccatttagatcggccagtatgggaaaatctgatactataagatatacaccgatctcttcttaggaatcatgtcatcgattttagtaacacgaaaaactgcattcatacattaaaaaaaatgtgtactcagctcgggaatcgaaccccgaacgttttgaaaaataaaactaagactatttctatttagatatcgattgtgtaggtcttaagcaataaatgttactatgaaacatgatgtctgaaattaataaaaaggcattgttttcatatcctttaatttaatttagtcagttttcgaagagaccagcatttttagggttccgtacccaaagggtaaaacgggaccctattactaagactctgctgtccgtccgtctgtccatccatccgtccgtccgtccgtctgtcaccaggctgtatctcaggaaccgtgatagctagacagttgaaattctcacaaattaagtatttcttttgccgctataataagtaacaagaaatactaaaaacagaataaaataaagatttaagtggggctcccatacaacaaacgtgatttttgagtagtaaatatcaaatggcattccgcacaggagtaatctaagtaacgcccactgcgggttcaaacctacaacgtcctgatagaaagtcgtacatacctacgctacatgtgacattatcttcaaaaattatataaacttatgcgaaattaacataaaaccagaagaaacaaattaataatagaaatgaaacccaaaaaaaaaacaaaaagctgtataatctctaggtgcgtacgactgagatttgaacccgcggtctctgctttgaaaagcaaacacctgttactgagaccacgacgtgccttgacaattggctctaaattcggcttcagttagcttttgctatgtgtcattcgtcttgacgattctgttaaaagaaataatttgcagtaagttgaccgagaggctcctgtcaaatggttgaagggcaaaacgtgagatagatgtatgtgatgacaagactgtactgctttcgatgattgtcaaaacgcaaaCCTGAAATTaccatggctatcttttattcaatattcgaccatacttgtatgctttaaagtctatttttccatattgttcagatatatttgacacgttgaccgcttagataccattggttttttgacagctaaggtatcaatgacttg
This window harbors:
- the LOC134676146 gene encoding zinc finger protein 888-like translates to MCSQQFTTKLTLIRHIRIHTHPELTCGVCNEAFRNNLLLNKHLRFHSAERPFVCGECNKRFATKLILYKHRKTHTGVKPFKCEECYKQFTRKYDLEIHKRVHSDVKPYKCKECDKQFTRKHHLEKHKRIHANVKRQYHESVHSGVKPYKCKECNKQFTGKDGLKYHERVHSGLRPFKCKECDMQFTRKHHLQNHIRVHSDVKPYKCKECNKQFTRIDHLKYHERVHSAVKPYKCKECNKEFTLKNSLVLHERIHTAMKPYKCKECNKQFTRKDHLEIHTRVHSGVKPYKCNECNKEFTQKYCLVIHERIHSGIKPYKCKECNKQFTTKHHLETHKRVHSDVKPYKCNERNQQISQEVSLETHKMSHIGEKPYRCEECNNHFTLKSELERHKKIHTDEQSYECEICETLFFDETSLMKHIETHIYRIP